A section of the Arabiibacter massiliensis genome encodes:
- a CDS encoding DUF512 domain-containing protein → MSTYPSKDIERAARVGEPEAPRALVRAVASQSPADDAGFEPGCYVTSVDGRPVRDLIDWRWLASDDVIELGYIDLDGDAGVVELEREPGEDWGFEFEGVVFDGVKQCRNACTFCFMRQLPDDMRPSLTLRDDDFRLSFLAGTFVTFTNLTAADEARILEQRISPLRVSLHASNPEVRRRIIGRHAQHGLDALDRLLAAGIEFHAQIVLMPDENDGDALVETLAWAYARPGILDVCIVPLGFTKHQTRFTRSFNDPAAARAAMERIVPFQERALAERGTMWAFAADEFYHNAYGPALLENLPPAAQYGDFAMFEDGVGIIRSFVDDWREAERAGLSEQAAAALRDAGLRVRFVAGCATRHFLGPLVEESPLAGLFEPLYVKNEFFGGNVDVTGLLCGCDIAAAVRACHPERSGIAAESKDPARCQQEDPGLSPHGILRLASLAQDDKRRASAQDDKRRASAQDDNEGAQTSRARSLYLLPRVMFNDDMVTLDDMTLEDMENAAGARMSVVSCNASDFLREIVDLAARERTAAPDRTNL, encoded by the coding sequence ATGAGCACCTATCCCTCCAAGGACATTGAACGCGCGGCGCGGGTCGGCGAGCCCGAGGCGCCGCGGGCGCTCGTGCGGGCGGTCGCGTCCCAGAGCCCGGCTGACGATGCGGGGTTCGAGCCCGGCTGCTACGTGACCAGCGTGGACGGACGTCCGGTGCGCGACCTCATCGACTGGCGGTGGCTCGCGTCCGACGATGTGATCGAACTCGGCTACATCGACCTCGACGGCGACGCGGGAGTGGTGGAGCTCGAGCGCGAGCCCGGCGAGGACTGGGGTTTCGAGTTCGAGGGCGTGGTGTTCGACGGCGTGAAGCAGTGCCGCAACGCCTGCACGTTCTGCTTCATGCGGCAGCTGCCCGATGATATGCGGCCCTCGCTCACGCTGCGCGACGACGACTTCCGCCTGAGCTTCCTCGCGGGCACGTTCGTCACGTTCACGAACCTCACGGCCGCCGATGAGGCGCGCATCCTGGAGCAGCGCATCTCGCCCCTGCGCGTGTCGCTGCATGCCTCGAACCCCGAGGTGCGCCGCCGCATCATCGGCCGCCACGCACAGCACGGCCTGGACGCGCTCGACCGGCTGCTGGCCGCGGGCATCGAGTTCCACGCGCAGATCGTGCTCATGCCCGACGAGAACGACGGCGACGCTCTGGTCGAGACGCTGGCCTGGGCTTACGCGCGCCCAGGCATCCTGGACGTGTGCATCGTGCCGCTGGGGTTCACGAAGCACCAGACGCGCTTCACGCGCAGCTTCAACGACCCGGCTGCCGCGCGCGCCGCCATGGAGCGCATCGTGCCCTTCCAGGAGCGCGCGCTCGCCGAGCGGGGGACGATGTGGGCCTTCGCGGCCGATGAGTTCTACCACAACGCGTATGGCCCTGCGCTCTTGGAGAACCTGCCGCCGGCCGCGCAGTACGGCGACTTCGCCATGTTCGAGGACGGCGTGGGCATCATCCGCTCGTTCGTCGACGATTGGCGCGAGGCCGAGCGCGCGGGACTGTCGGAGCAGGCCGCCGCCGCGCTGCGCGACGCGGGCCTACGCGTGCGCTTCGTGGCCGGCTGCGCCACGCGCCACTTCCTCGGGCCGCTGGTGGAGGAAAGCCCGCTCGCGGGCCTGTTCGAGCCGCTGTACGTGAAGAACGAGTTCTTCGGCGGCAACGTGGACGTGACCGGCCTCCTCTGCGGCTGCGACATCGCGGCGGCGGTGAGGGCCTGTCATCCTGAGCGGAGCGGCATAGCCGCGGAGTCGAAGGATCCCGCGCGGTGCCAACAGGAAGATCCGGGGCTGTCGCCGCACGGGATCCTTCGACTCGCTTCGCTCGCTCAGGATGACAAGAGGCGAGCCTCCGCCCAGGATGACAAGAGGCGAGCCTCCGCTCAGGATGACAACGAGGGAGCCCAGACGTCGCGCGCACGCTCTCTTTACCTCCTTCCGCGCGTCATGTTCAACGACGATATGGTGACGCTCGATGACATGACTTTGGAGGATATGGAAAACGCGGCCGGGGCGCGCATGTCCGTGGTATCCTGTAACGCGTCCGATTTCCTGCGGGAGATCGTCGATCTGGCCGCGCGCGAACGCACGGCGGCCCCTGACCGAACCAACCTGTGA
- a CDS encoding HigA family addiction module antitoxin, producing MILSFYAVARHHDRREARRIASENDIIDPVSPGELLKEEFLEPLGISQCRLAKEIGVPAQRIGQIVLNRRAVTADTDLRLCRFFGLSDGYWLRAQAAYDTEMARRKLGPELRKIRPWNAATCAEFDRWDGRDRKKPPSRHCGKRGGGVLANDGRGDARNASEPV from the coding sequence ATGATACTATCTTTCTATGCCGTCGCGAGGCATCACGATAGACGGGAAGCGAGGCGCATCGCGAGCGAAAACGACATCATCGACCCTGTTTCTCCCGGCGAGCTTCTCAAAGAGGAGTTCTTGGAGCCGTTGGGCATCTCGCAGTGTCGCTTGGCGAAGGAGATCGGGGTGCCGGCCCAGCGCATCGGCCAGATCGTGCTGAACCGCCGTGCCGTCACCGCCGACACCGACCTGCGCCTCTGCCGCTTCTTCGGTCTGTCCGACGGCTATTGGCTCCGAGCCCAAGCTGCCTACGACACCGAGATGGCGCGTCGCAAGCTGGGCCCCGAGCTACGGAAGATCCGGCCCTGGAACGCCGCAACCTGCGCCGAGTTCGACCGGTGGGATGGACGCGATCGAAAGAAACCACCCTCAAGGCATTGCGGGAAGCGGGGAGGGGGCGTGCTCGCAAATGATGGACGAGGAGATGCGCGCAATGCATCGGAGCCGGTGTGA
- a CDS encoding ArsA family ATPase, with amino-acid sequence MRIILYTGKGGAGKTCVAAATALRLAETGRRVLVASTDVAHSLGDAFDCPLGSEPASIAPNLDALEIDPVVAGRAAWGQLQGYLRAVMTSHADGAEAGIEAEELFMFPGLEELLSLGALLDIDDAGAYDVLVVDCAPTGETLSLLKYPERFGDFIERALPLKRKALKVGGPLIERVMKMPMPDDSLFDELSALVSRLERLRELLTDTSRVSLRVVTTAERIVVKEAKRAFAWLGLYGYHVDAVVVNRLYPEDALAGYFDGWTELQRTSLEEIERSFSGTAVLRLMLRHGELRGVDGLRAAARELFGDGDPAALLTPVEAAGAREGGCELVVPAPFFDKRDLDLVQDGDALVVSLANQRRRIPLPAHLRGCAVVGARHEDGLLVVRFEEA; translated from the coding sequence ATGAGGATCATCCTGTATACCGGAAAGGGCGGCGCGGGCAAGACCTGCGTGGCTGCCGCGACGGCGCTGCGCCTGGCCGAGACGGGTCGGCGCGTGCTCGTGGCCAGCACCGACGTGGCCCACAGCCTGGGCGACGCGTTCGACTGCCCCCTTGGAAGCGAGCCCGCTTCCATCGCGCCCAACCTGGACGCGCTCGAGATCGACCCCGTCGTGGCCGGCCGCGCCGCCTGGGGCCAGCTGCAGGGCTACCTGCGCGCGGTCATGACGAGCCACGCGGACGGCGCGGAGGCGGGCATCGAGGCCGAGGAGCTGTTCATGTTCCCCGGCCTGGAGGAGCTGCTCTCGCTGGGCGCGCTGCTCGACATCGACGACGCGGGCGCCTACGACGTTCTGGTGGTGGACTGCGCGCCCACCGGCGAGACGCTCTCGCTGCTCAAGTACCCCGAGCGCTTCGGCGACTTCATCGAGCGGGCGCTGCCCCTGAAGCGCAAGGCGCTCAAGGTGGGCGGGCCGCTCATCGAGCGCGTGATGAAGATGCCCATGCCCGACGACTCCCTGTTCGACGAGCTGTCCGCGCTGGTGAGTCGCTTGGAGCGCCTGCGCGAGCTGCTCACCGACACGAGTCGCGTGAGCCTACGCGTGGTCACCACGGCCGAACGCATCGTGGTGAAGGAGGCGAAGCGGGCGTTCGCGTGGCTCGGCCTGTACGGCTACCACGTGGACGCCGTGGTGGTGAACCGGCTGTATCCGGAGGATGCGCTCGCGGGCTACTTCGACGGCTGGACGGAGCTGCAGCGCACGTCGCTCGAGGAGATAGAGCGCTCATTTTCGGGCACGGCGGTGCTGCGCCTCATGCTGCGCCACGGCGAGCTGCGCGGCGTGGACGGCCTGCGCGCGGCGGCGCGCGAGCTCTTCGGCGACGGGGACCCGGCGGCCCTGCTGACGCCCGTCGAGGCGGCGGGCGCGCGCGAGGGTGGCTGCGAGCTGGTCGTGCCCGCGCCGTTCTTCGACAAGCGCGACCTCGACCTCGTGCAGGACGGCGACGCCCTCGTGGTGTCGCTCGCCAACCAGCGCCGCCGCATCCCGCTGCCCGCCCACCTGCGCGGCTGCGCCGTCGTCGGCGCCCGCCACGAGGACGGCCTGCTGGTCGTGCGGTTCGAGGAGGCATGA
- a CDS encoding ArsA family ATPase: MALIRVFTGKGGVGKTSVAAASALKLAVEGQRTLLASTDAAHSVGDVLDMRIGPDVVNVAENLDAVELDADRIMEEGYGALVTSALSMASSMGGGDDGDLPAMPGMDGLFALLKLIDFAEGGAYDFIVVDCAPTGETLSLLKFPELFGWYLEKWLPVGKVALRVLSPLSKKLLKVELPDRRAMSDIERLYARLIELQQLLKDPERTSVRIVALPEKMVVEETKRNFLYLNLFGYRVDGLVVNRVLPPEARGGFFAEWADVQARCMAELSQVFAGLPRAQVPWYGTDICGMEGVRRLAAELPDDAVFAAAPPVEHERYERTDAGWALLLALPLADKRAMELYQAGSDLVVRVGAMTRCIPLPNALAGFDVAAAKLDDGVLRVEFAKGVDDER; the protein is encoded by the coding sequence GCTCATACGGGTGTTCACAGGGAAAGGCGGCGTCGGCAAGACGAGCGTCGCGGCGGCGAGCGCGCTCAAGCTCGCGGTCGAGGGCCAGCGTACGCTTCTGGCCAGCACCGATGCGGCGCACAGCGTGGGCGACGTGCTGGATATGCGCATCGGCCCCGACGTGGTGAACGTGGCGGAGAACCTCGACGCCGTGGAGCTCGATGCCGACCGCATCATGGAGGAGGGCTACGGCGCGCTCGTGACGTCGGCTCTTTCAATGGCGTCCAGCATGGGCGGGGGCGACGACGGGGACCTTCCCGCGATGCCGGGCATGGACGGCCTGTTCGCCCTGCTCAAGCTCATCGACTTCGCCGAGGGCGGCGCCTACGACTTCATCGTGGTTGACTGCGCGCCCACCGGCGAGACGCTCTCGCTGCTCAAGTTCCCCGAGCTGTTCGGCTGGTATCTGGAGAAATGGCTACCGGTGGGAAAGGTGGCCCTGCGCGTGCTCTCGCCTCTGTCGAAGAAGCTGCTCAAGGTGGAGCTGCCCGACAGGCGCGCGATGTCCGACATCGAACGCCTCTACGCGCGGCTCATCGAGCTGCAGCAGCTGCTGAAGGATCCGGAGCGCACGTCGGTGCGCATCGTGGCGCTGCCCGAGAAGATGGTGGTGGAGGAGACGAAGCGCAACTTCCTCTACCTGAACCTGTTCGGCTACCGGGTGGACGGCCTGGTGGTGAACCGCGTGCTGCCGCCCGAGGCGCGCGGCGGCTTCTTCGCCGAATGGGCCGACGTGCAGGCGCGGTGCATGGCCGAGCTCTCGCAGGTGTTCGCCGGCCTGCCGCGCGCGCAGGTTCCCTGGTACGGCACCGACATCTGCGGGATGGAGGGCGTGAGGCGACTCGCGGCCGAGCTGCCCGACGACGCCGTGTTCGCCGCCGCGCCGCCTGTGGAGCACGAGCGCTACGAGAGGACGGACGCGGGCTGGGCGCTTCTGCTGGCGCTGCCGCTCGCCGACAAGCGTGCGATGGAGCTCTACCAGGCCGGTAGCGACCTGGTGGTGCGCGTGGGTGCCATGACGCGCTGCATCCCGCTGCCGAACGCGCTGGCCGGCTTCGACGTAGCCGCCGCCAAGCTGGACGACGGCGTGCTGCGGGTTGAGTTCGCGAAAGGAGTAGATGATGAACGCTGA